A single Klebsiella variicola DNA region contains:
- the lpxK gene encoding tetraacyldisaccharide 4'-kinase gives MIARIWSGESPLWRLLLPLSWLYGLVSAVIRLSYQLGWQKAWRAPVPVVVVGNLTAGGNGKTPVVIWLVEQLQQRGIRVGVVSRGYGGKADRYPLVLTDRTSTAQAGDEPVLIHQRTGAPVAVSPLRSDAVKALLSAHDLQIIVTDDGLQHYKLARDREIVVIDGVRRFGNGWWLPAGPMRERASRLQSVDAVIVNGGVARPGEIPMQLRPGMAVNLLTGERRDVSTFTNVVAMAGIGHPPRFFATLESCGVQPVKTVALADHQALSQADVAALVTTGQTLLMTEKDAVKCRDFAAANWWYLPVDAIMADERAQRLLADLATLAQR, from the coding sequence ATGATCGCGCGCATCTGGTCCGGGGAATCGCCGCTGTGGCGCCTGCTGCTGCCGCTCTCCTGGCTGTATGGCCTGGTGAGCGCGGTGATTCGCCTCAGCTATCAGCTGGGGTGGCAAAAAGCCTGGCGCGCGCCGGTGCCGGTGGTGGTGGTCGGTAACCTGACCGCCGGCGGCAATGGTAAAACGCCGGTGGTGATCTGGCTGGTGGAGCAGTTGCAGCAGCGCGGTATTCGCGTGGGGGTGGTCTCTCGCGGCTACGGCGGTAAAGCCGACCGCTACCCACTGGTATTAACTGACCGGACCAGTACGGCGCAGGCGGGTGATGAGCCGGTGTTAATTCATCAGCGTACCGGCGCGCCGGTGGCGGTTTCTCCGCTGCGCAGCGACGCGGTGAAAGCGCTGCTCAGCGCGCACGATCTGCAGATTATCGTGACCGACGACGGGTTGCAGCACTATAAGCTGGCGCGGGACAGAGAAATTGTCGTTATCGACGGCGTACGCCGCTTTGGCAACGGTTGGTGGCTGCCTGCCGGGCCGATGCGCGAGCGGGCGTCGCGCTTGCAAAGCGTTGATGCGGTTATCGTTAACGGTGGCGTGGCGCGTCCGGGGGAGATCCCGATGCAACTGCGTCCCGGGATGGCGGTTAACCTGCTTACCGGCGAACGTCGCGATGTCTCGACTTTCACGAACGTAGTGGCGATGGCCGGCATCGGCCATCCGCCGCGCTTTTTCGCCACCCTTGAAAGCTGTGGCGTCCAGCCGGTCAAAACCGTGGCGCTGGCAGACCATCAGGCGCTGAGCCAGGCCGATGTCGCCGCCCTGGTAACCACCGGGCAGACGCTGCTGATGACCGAGAAAGACGCGGTGAAATGTCGCGATTTCGCCGCCGCAAACTGGTGGTATTTACCGGTCGACGCCATAATGGCCGATGAACGCGCACAGCGGTTGCTTGCGGACTTAGCGACGTTGGCGCAACGTTAA
- the ycaR gene encoding protein YcaR: MDHRLLEIIACPVCNGKLYYSQDKQELICKLDSLAFPLRDGIPVLLETEARALTVEESHS; encoded by the coding sequence ATGGATCACCGTTTACTTGAAATCATCGCCTGCCCGGTCTGTAACGGTAAGCTGTATTACAGTCAGGATAAGCAAGAACTTATTTGCAAACTTGATAGTCTGGCGTTTCCGCTGCGCGATGGTATTCCTGTGCTGCTGGAGACAGAGGCCCGAGCGCTGACGGTTGAAGAGAGTCACTCATGA
- a CDS encoding ComEC family protein, with protein sequence MRLPWLAGCASIAMLPLLWLPVLPGPHVLASACLAALLLTRLRGTAMACVAMTLLLMIWGVLSAHQALWPTRHLTGAIRQAEVILSETDGQALHRGQIVRLAGRYLFPPVGVTLYGELTPAPACAGQHWLMTLRLRPVHGQLNDGGFDSQRYALAQHRPLSGGIVAASALDPRCSLRARYLASLTRRLEPYPWRAVMLGLGMGERLTLPTAIKVLMQNTGTSHLMAISGLHIALAASLIVLLLRGVQYILPGRWIGWRLPLLAGLAGAVGYTWLTGMQPPALRTCVGLGVCCALRLSGQRWTAWQVWLCCLGAILVTDPLAVLSQSLWLSAFAVAGLIFWFQWVPLPAGRWRWPWKTLFALVHLQAGVTLLLMPLQLLLFHGVSLTSMAANLLAVPLVTLLAVPLILGAMLLHLTGPGMVESLLLLAADRVLALLFWGLRRLPDGWLPLDARWLWISSLPWLLVMGWRFQSWRHFPALCLSVLFLLMRPFWRPFPADEWRVTMLDVGQGLAMVIERHGKALLYDTGPAWPQGDSGQQVIIPWLRWHHLQLQGIVLSHEHLDHRGGLNSVLQAWPQAWVRSPLGWARHLPCHRGERWQWQGLNFQALWPLPGSTAKGNNHSCVVRIDDGRSSILLTGDIERQAEQAMISRYWQHLTSTLIQVPHHGSNTSSSELLVHRVEGEAALASASRYNAWRMPSYKVVQRYRQRGYRWFATPQQGQITVVFSAEGWQIHSLRDQLLPRWYHQWFGAPADNG encoded by the coding sequence ATGCGTCTACCATGGCTTGCCGGATGCGCCAGCATCGCGATGCTGCCGCTACTCTGGCTACCCGTCTTGCCGGGCCCGCACGTTCTGGCGAGCGCGTGCCTTGCGGCGCTGTTGCTGACCCGCCTGCGCGGAACGGCCATGGCTTGTGTGGCGATGACGCTTCTGCTGATGATCTGGGGAGTATTGAGCGCGCATCAGGCGCTGTGGCCGACCCGGCACCTTACCGGCGCCATCCGGCAGGCGGAAGTGATCCTCAGCGAGACGGATGGCCAGGCCCTGCACCGTGGTCAGATTGTGCGCCTGGCGGGCCGCTACCTGTTTCCCCCGGTGGGCGTGACGCTGTACGGGGAACTTACACCTGCGCCCGCCTGTGCGGGTCAGCACTGGTTGATGACGCTGCGCCTGCGCCCGGTGCACGGGCAGCTCAACGACGGGGGCTTCGACAGCCAGCGTTATGCGCTGGCGCAGCACCGGCCGCTGAGCGGGGGGATTGTTGCAGCTTCCGCGCTGGATCCCCGCTGCAGCCTGCGCGCCCGCTACCTGGCGTCGTTGACCCGGCGTCTGGAGCCTTATCCCTGGCGTGCGGTGATGCTGGGATTAGGGATGGGGGAGCGACTGACCCTGCCGACGGCGATTAAGGTCCTGATGCAGAACACGGGCACCTCCCATCTGATGGCCATCTCTGGTCTCCATATCGCCCTCGCGGCTTCCCTTATCGTGCTCCTGCTGCGCGGCGTGCAGTATATTCTCCCGGGCCGCTGGATCGGCTGGCGGTTGCCGCTGCTGGCCGGGCTGGCCGGCGCCGTCGGCTATACCTGGCTGACCGGCATGCAGCCGCCGGCGCTGCGCACCTGCGTAGGGTTGGGCGTATGCTGCGCCTTACGCTTGTCGGGCCAACGCTGGACGGCGTGGCAGGTGTGGCTCTGCTGTCTGGGGGCGATACTCGTTACCGACCCGCTGGCGGTGCTGTCGCAAAGCCTGTGGCTATCCGCTTTCGCCGTGGCGGGGTTGATCTTCTGGTTTCAGTGGGTACCGCTGCCTGCCGGCCGCTGGCGCTGGCCATGGAAGACACTGTTCGCCCTCGTTCATTTGCAGGCTGGCGTGACGCTGTTGCTGATGCCGCTCCAGCTCCTGCTCTTCCATGGCGTCAGCCTGACGTCCATGGCCGCCAATTTGCTGGCGGTACCCTTAGTGACCCTGCTGGCGGTGCCGCTTATTCTCGGCGCGATGCTGCTGCATCTCACGGGACCGGGGATGGTGGAGTCGTTGCTCTTGCTGGCGGCCGATCGCGTGCTGGCGCTGCTGTTTTGGGGATTACGACGTTTACCGGACGGCTGGCTGCCGCTGGACGCCCGCTGGCTCTGGATCAGTAGCCTGCCGTGGCTGCTGGTGATGGGCTGGCGTTTTCAGAGCTGGCGGCATTTCCCGGCCCTGTGTCTGAGCGTGCTGTTCCTGCTGATGCGGCCCTTCTGGAGGCCGTTTCCCGCGGACGAATGGCGGGTGACGATGCTGGATGTCGGGCAGGGGCTGGCGATGGTTATCGAACGTCACGGCAAGGCGCTCCTCTATGATACCGGGCCAGCATGGCCGCAGGGCGACAGCGGTCAGCAGGTGATTATCCCGTGGCTGCGCTGGCATCATCTGCAGCTGCAGGGCATTGTGCTAAGCCACGAGCATCTGGATCATCGCGGCGGCCTTAATTCAGTGCTACAGGCATGGCCGCAGGCGTGGGTGCGCAGCCCTTTAGGCTGGGCGCGTCATCTGCCGTGTCATCGCGGCGAGCGCTGGCAATGGCAGGGACTCAACTTCCAGGCCCTGTGGCCGCTGCCGGGCAGCACGGCAAAGGGTAATAATCACTCCTGCGTGGTGCGCATCGATGATGGTCGCTCCAGCATCCTGCTCACCGGCGATATAGAACGTCAGGCGGAGCAGGCGATGATCAGCCGTTACTGGCAGCATCTGACGTCTACACTTATCCAGGTTCCCCACCACGGTAGCAACACCTCCTCCAGCGAATTGCTGGTCCACCGGGTAGAGGGTGAGGCCGCGCTGGCATCCGCTTCGCGCTACAATGCGTGGCGGATGCCCTCGTACAAGGTGGTTCAGCGCTATCGCCAGCGGGGGTATCGCTGGTTCGCCACGCCGCAGCAGGGACAGATAACGGTGGTTTTTTCCGCAGAAGGGTGGCAAATCCATAGCTTACGGGATCAACTTTTACCACGTTGGTATCATCAGTGGTTTGGCGCGCCCGCCGATAACGGGTAG
- the kdsB gene encoding 3-deoxy-manno-octulosonate cytidylyltransferase produces MSFVVIIPARFASTRLPGKPLQDINGKPMIVHVLERARESGADRIIVATDHPDVASAVEAAGGEVCMTRADHQSGTERLAEVVEKCAFSDDTIIVNIQGDEPMIPPAIVRQVAENLASSSSGMATLAVPIHDAEEAFNPNAVKVVMDAQGYALYFSRATIPWDRDRFAHSRENIGDSLLRHIGIYGYRAGFIRRYVSWAPSPLEQIEMLEQLRVLWYGEKIHVAVAAEVPGTGVDTPEDLERVRAELR; encoded by the coding sequence ATGAGTTTCGTGGTTATTATTCCTGCGCGTTTCGCCTCTACGCGCCTGCCGGGAAAACCACTGCAGGACATTAACGGCAAACCGATGATTGTCCATGTGCTGGAGCGCGCGCGCGAATCCGGCGCGGATCGCATTATTGTCGCCACCGATCATCCGGACGTGGCCAGCGCCGTTGAAGCGGCGGGTGGTGAAGTTTGCATGACCCGCGCCGATCACCAGTCCGGCACCGAACGGCTGGCGGAAGTGGTGGAGAAGTGCGCGTTCAGCGATGACACTATTATCGTCAATATTCAGGGCGATGAGCCGATGATCCCCCCGGCGATCGTCCGCCAGGTGGCGGAGAATCTGGCGTCCAGCAGCAGTGGAATGGCGACGCTGGCGGTACCGATCCACGATGCGGAAGAGGCGTTTAATCCAAATGCGGTGAAAGTGGTGATGGATGCGCAAGGTTATGCGCTTTATTTCTCCCGTGCCACCATACCCTGGGATCGCGATCGCTTTGCCCACTCCCGCGAGAACATCGGTGATTCCCTGCTGCGTCACATCGGCATTTATGGCTATCGCGCTGGCTTTATTCGCCGCTATGTCAGCTGGGCGCCGAGCCCGCTGGAGCAGATTGAAATGCTCGAGCAGCTGCGGGTGCTGTGGTATGGCGAGAAAATCCATGTTGCCGTGGCGGCAGAAGTGCCCGGCACCGGTGTGGATACCCCGGAAGATCTGGAGCGCGTCCGCGCTGAACTGCGTTAA
- the rpsA gene encoding 30S ribosomal protein S1, with the protein MTESFAQLFEESLKEIETRPGSIVRGVVVAIDKDVVLVDAGLKSESAIPAEQFKNAQGELEIQVGDEVDVALDAVEDGFGETLLSREKAKRHEAWITLEKAYEDAETVTGVINGKVKGGFTVELNGIRAFLPGSLVDVRPVRDTLHLEGKELEFKVIKLDQKRNNVVVSRRAVIESENSAERDQLLENLQEGMEVKGIVKNLTDYGAFVDLGGVDGLLHITDMAWKRVKHPSEIVNVGDEITVKVLKFDRERTRVSLGLKQLGEDPWVAIAKRYPEGTKLTGRVTNLTDYGCFVEIEEGVEGLVHVSEMDWTNKNIHPSKVVNVGDVVEVMVLDIDEERRRISLGLKQCKSNPWQQFAETHNKGDRVEGKIKSITDFGIFIGLDGGIDGLVHLSDISWNVAGEEAVREYKKGDEIAAVVLQVDAERERISLGVKQLAEDPFNNYVALNKKGAIVVGKVTAVDAKGATVELADGVEGYLRASEASRDRVEDATLVLSVGDEVEAKFTGVDRKNRVVSLSVRAKDEAEEKDAIATVNKQEDANFSNNAMAEAFKAAKGE; encoded by the coding sequence ATGACTGAATCTTTTGCTCAACTGTTTGAAGAATCCTTAAAAGAAATCGAAACCCGCCCGGGTTCCATCGTTCGTGGTGTTGTTGTTGCTATCGACAAAGACGTAGTACTGGTTGACGCCGGTCTGAAATCTGAGTCCGCCATCCCGGCTGAGCAGTTCAAAAACGCCCAGGGCGAGCTGGAAATCCAGGTTGGTGACGAAGTTGACGTTGCTCTGGATGCAGTAGAAGACGGCTTCGGTGAAACTCTGCTGTCCCGTGAGAAAGCTAAACGTCACGAAGCTTGGATCACGCTGGAAAAAGCTTACGAAGACGCTGAAACTGTTACCGGTGTTATCAACGGCAAAGTTAAAGGTGGCTTCACTGTTGAGCTGAACGGTATTCGTGCGTTCCTGCCGGGTTCCCTGGTAGACGTTCGTCCGGTGCGCGACACGCTGCACCTGGAAGGCAAAGAGCTTGAGTTCAAAGTCATCAAGCTGGACCAGAAGCGTAACAACGTTGTTGTTTCTCGTCGTGCCGTTATCGAATCCGAAAACAGCGCAGAGCGCGATCAGCTGCTGGAAAACCTGCAGGAAGGCATGGAAGTCAAAGGTATCGTTAAGAACCTCACTGACTACGGTGCATTCGTTGATCTGGGCGGCGTTGACGGCCTGCTGCACATCACCGATATGGCCTGGAAACGCGTTAAGCATCCGAGCGAAATCGTAAACGTTGGCGACGAAATCACTGTTAAAGTGCTGAAGTTCGACCGCGAGCGTACCCGTGTATCCCTGGGCCTGAAACAGCTGGGCGAAGATCCGTGGGTAGCTATCGCTAAACGTTATCCGGAAGGTACCAAACTGACCGGTCGCGTGACCAACCTGACCGACTACGGCTGCTTCGTTGAAATCGAAGAAGGCGTCGAAGGCCTGGTTCACGTTTCCGAAATGGATTGGACCAACAAAAACATCCACCCGTCCAAAGTTGTTAACGTTGGCGACGTTGTGGAAGTGATGGTTCTGGATATCGACGAAGAGCGTCGTCGTATCTCCCTGGGTCTGAAGCAGTGCAAATCTAACCCATGGCAGCAGTTCGCGGAAACCCACAACAAGGGCGACCGTGTTGAAGGTAAAATCAAGTCTATCACTGACTTCGGTATCTTCATCGGCCTGGACGGCGGCATCGACGGCCTGGTTCACCTGTCTGACATCTCCTGGAACGTTGCAGGCGAAGAAGCAGTTCGTGAATACAAAAAAGGCGACGAAATCGCAGCAGTTGTTCTGCAGGTTGACGCAGAGCGTGAGCGTATCTCCCTGGGCGTTAAACAGCTCGCGGAAGATCCGTTCAACAACTACGTTGCTCTGAACAAGAAAGGCGCTATCGTTGTTGGTAAAGTCACTGCAGTTGACGCTAAAGGCGCAACCGTAGAACTGGCTGACGGCGTAGAAGGTTACCTGCGTGCTTCTGAAGCATCCCGTGACCGCGTTGAAGACGCAACTCTGGTTCTGAGCGTTGGCGACGAAGTTGAAGCGAAATTCACCGGCGTGGATCGTAAGAACCGCGTAGTGAGCCTGTCTGTACGTGCGAAAGACGAAGCGGAAGAAAAAGACGCTATCGCTACCGTGAACAAGCAGGAAGACGCGAACTTCTCCAACAACGCTATGGCTGAAGCGTTCAAAGCAGCGAAAGGCGAGTAA
- the msbA gene encoding lipid A ABC transporter ATP-binding protein/permease MsbA, which translates to MQNDKDLSTWQTFRRLWPIIAPFKAGLIVAAVALVLNAGSDTFMLSLLKPLLDDGFGKTDRSVLLWMPLVVIGLMVLRGITSYISSYCISWVSGKVVMTMRRRLFGHMMGMPVAFFDKQSTGTLLSRITYDSEQVASSSSSALITVVREGASIIGLFVMMFYYSWQLSLILIVLAPIVSVAIRVVSKRFRNISKNMQNTMGQVTTSAEQMLKGHKEVLMFGGQEVETKRFDKVSNKMRLQGMKMVSASSISDPIIQLIASLALAFVLYAASFPSVMDTLTAGTITVVFSSMIALMRPLKSLTNVNAQFQRGMAACQTLFAILDSEQEKDEGTRVIERAKGNLKFENVTFTYPGREVAALRNINLDIPEGKTVALVGRSGSGKSTIASLITRFYDVDDGQILLDGHDLREYKLSSLRDQVALVSQNVHLFNDTVANNIAYARTEEYSREQIEEAARMAYAMDFINKMDNGLDTIIGENGVMLSGGQRQRIAIARALLRNSPILILDEATSALDTESERAIQAALDELQKNRTSLVIAHRLSTIEQADEIVVVEDGRIVERGTHHDLLEHKGVYAQLHKMQFGE; encoded by the coding sequence ATGCAGAACGATAAAGATCTCTCCACGTGGCAGACCTTCCGCCGACTTTGGCCGATTATTGCACCGTTTAAAGCCGGGCTAATCGTCGCGGCGGTGGCGTTAGTGCTTAACGCGGGCAGTGACACCTTCATGTTATCGCTTCTTAAACCGTTATTGGATGATGGTTTTGGTAAAACGGATCGCTCAGTGCTGCTATGGATGCCGCTGGTGGTTATCGGGCTGATGGTGCTGCGTGGGATCACCAGCTACATCTCGAGCTATTGTATCTCCTGGGTTTCCGGCAAAGTCGTGATGACCATGCGTCGTCGCCTGTTCGGCCACATGATGGGCATGCCGGTGGCCTTCTTTGACAAGCAGTCTACCGGGACGCTGCTGTCACGCATTACCTATGATTCTGAGCAGGTCGCCTCATCTTCCTCCAGCGCGCTGATCACCGTGGTCCGCGAAGGGGCATCGATTATCGGCCTGTTCGTGATGATGTTCTATTACAGCTGGCAGCTGTCGCTGATCCTGATCGTACTGGCGCCGATCGTGTCGGTAGCAATCCGCGTGGTCTCCAAGCGTTTTCGTAATATCAGTAAGAATATGCAGAACACGATGGGGCAGGTCACCACCAGCGCTGAGCAGATGCTGAAAGGGCATAAAGAGGTGCTGATGTTTGGTGGCCAGGAGGTGGAAACCAAACGTTTTGATAAGGTCAGCAATAAAATGCGTCTGCAGGGGATGAAGATGGTTTCTGCCTCGTCTATCTCCGACCCGATCATTCAGCTTATCGCGTCGCTGGCGCTGGCCTTTGTCCTGTATGCCGCCAGCTTCCCGAGCGTAATGGACACCCTGACCGCCGGGACCATTACCGTGGTCTTCTCCTCAATGATTGCGCTGATGCGCCCGCTGAAGTCGCTGACCAACGTCAATGCCCAGTTCCAGCGTGGGATGGCGGCGTGCCAGACGCTGTTTGCGATCCTCGATTCCGAGCAGGAAAAAGATGAAGGTACGCGGGTCATTGAGCGGGCCAAAGGCAATCTCAAGTTTGAGAACGTCACGTTCACCTATCCGGGCCGCGAAGTGGCCGCGCTGCGCAATATCAATCTCGATATCCCGGAAGGGAAAACCGTCGCGCTGGTGGGGCGCTCAGGGTCGGGTAAATCGACCATTGCCAGCCTGATCACCCGCTTCTACGATGTTGACGACGGCCAGATCCTGCTGGATGGTCACGACCTGCGCGAGTACAAGCTGAGCTCGCTGCGCGACCAGGTGGCACTCGTTTCACAGAACGTGCATCTGTTCAACGATACTGTCGCCAACAACATCGCCTATGCCCGTACCGAAGAGTACAGCCGCGAGCAGATTGAAGAGGCCGCGCGAATGGCCTACGCCATGGATTTCATCAACAAGATGGACAATGGTCTGGATACGATCATTGGTGAAAATGGCGTAATGCTGTCCGGTGGCCAGCGCCAGCGTATTGCTATCGCCCGTGCGCTGCTGCGTAACAGCCCGATCCTGATCCTTGATGAAGCCACCTCGGCGCTGGATACTGAGTCCGAGCGAGCCATTCAGGCGGCGCTGGATGAGCTGCAGAAAAACCGCACCTCGCTGGTTATCGCCCACCGTCTGTCGACCATTGAGCAGGCTGATGAAATCGTGGTGGTTGAAGATGGGCGGATCGTGGAACGCGGAACGCACCACGATCTGCTGGAGCATAAGGGCGTGTACGCCCAGCTGCATAAGATGCAATTCGGCGAATGA
- a CDS encoding winged helix-turn-helix domain-containing protein, giving the protein MSVLQLSLNEARHLHLAAQGLLKKPRRRARPKDILSTIQQMSLLQIDTINVVARSPYLVLFSRLGSYPQHWLDESLRSGELMEYWAHEACFLPRSDFALVRYRMLNPDNMGWKYHRAWMEEHAGSIAELLAHIGQNGPVRSADFIHPRKGASGWWEWKPHKRHLEGLFTAGEVMVVERRNFHRVYDLTQRVMPDWDDERDALSREDAEAIMLRNSARSLGIFRPQWLADYYRLRQPSLPGLLAAWQEEGLVVPVNVEALGEMWLHRDALAQLESAPGGKLIASHSAVLSPFDPVVWDRKRAEQLFNFSYRLECYTPAPKRQYGYFVLPLLHQGKLVGRMDSKIHRKSQELEIFSLWLEEGVKITRGLEQGLRRAINDFARWQSAERILCRRLPEGLFVGQEQGWEINAD; this is encoded by the coding sequence ATGTCGGTATTGCAATTATCGCTTAATGAGGCGCGCCACCTCCATCTCGCGGCGCAGGGGTTGTTAAAGAAGCCCCGACGTCGCGCTCGCCCGAAAGACATTCTTTCCACCATCCAGCAGATGTCGCTGCTGCAAATCGATACCATCAACGTGGTGGCCCGCAGCCCCTATCTGGTGCTGTTCAGCCGCCTCGGCAGCTATCCGCAGCACTGGCTGGATGAGTCGTTGCGCAGCGGCGAGCTAATGGAATACTGGGCGCATGAAGCCTGCTTTCTACCGCGCAGCGATTTCGCCCTGGTGCGCTATCGCATGTTGAATCCCGACAATATGGGCTGGAAATACCATCGCGCGTGGATGGAGGAGCATGCCGGGAGTATTGCAGAGCTGCTGGCGCATATCGGGCAAAACGGCCCGGTTCGCTCGGCGGATTTTATCCACCCGCGCAAAGGCGCCAGCGGCTGGTGGGAGTGGAAACCGCATAAGCGCCATCTGGAAGGGCTGTTTACCGCCGGCGAAGTGATGGTGGTGGAACGACGCAATTTTCACCGCGTGTATGATTTAACCCAGCGGGTGATGCCGGACTGGGATGACGAACGCGACGCGCTGTCCCGCGAAGACGCAGAGGCCATCATGCTGCGCAACAGCGCCCGCAGCCTCGGTATCTTTCGTCCCCAGTGGCTGGCCGATTACTATCGCTTGCGCCAGCCGTCGCTACCGGGTCTGCTGGCTGCCTGGCAGGAAGAGGGCCTGGTGGTGCCGGTTAACGTGGAAGCACTCGGCGAGATGTGGTTGCATCGCGACGCGCTGGCGCAGCTTGAGTCAGCGCCTGGTGGTAAGCTGATCGCCAGCCATAGCGCCGTGCTCTCTCCTTTTGACCCGGTGGTCTGGGATCGGAAACGCGCGGAGCAACTCTTCAACTTCAGCTATCGCCTGGAGTGCTATACCCCAGCGCCGAAGCGGCAGTATGGCTACTTCGTACTGCCCCTGCTGCACCAGGGAAAACTGGTTGGGCGGATGGACAGTAAAATACATCGCAAAAGCCAGGAGCTGGAGATCTTCTCCCTGTGGCTGGAGGAGGGTGTGAAGATCACCCGAGGCCTTGAGCAGGGGCTGCGCCGGGCGATTAACGACTTCGCGCGCTGGCAATCGGCGGAGCGGATCCTGTGCCGACGCTTGCCGGAAGGGCTGTTTGTCGGCCAGGAGCAGGGGTGGGAAATCAACGCCGATTGA
- the ihfB gene encoding integration host factor subunit beta, with protein sequence MTKSELIERLASQQSHIPAKAVEDAVKEMLEHMASTLAQGERIEIRGFGSFSLHYRAPRTGRNPKTGDKVELEGKYVPHFKPGKELRDRANIYEE encoded by the coding sequence ATGACCAAGTCAGAATTGATTGAAAGACTTGCCAGCCAGCAATCTCACATTCCGGCGAAAGCGGTGGAAGATGCTGTTAAAGAAATGCTGGAACATATGGCCTCAACGCTTGCTCAAGGTGAGCGCATTGAAATCCGCGGTTTCGGCAGCTTCTCTCTGCACTATCGAGCACCTCGCACCGGACGTAACCCGAAAACTGGTGATAAAGTCGAACTGGAAGGTAAGTACGTTCCGCACTTTAAGCCCGGGAAAGAATTACGTGACCGCGCCAATATTTATGAAGAGTAA
- a CDS encoding YcbJ family phosphotransferase — protein MEQLRTELSHLLGEKLSRVECVSEKPATALWSLYDAQGNPMPLLARSFTTPGVARQLAWKISTLARSGTVRMPVVYGVMTHEEHPGPDVLLLERLRGVPVEAPTRTPARWEQLQEQIVEALLAWHRQDSGGCVGMVDNTQDNLWSNWYRQRVEMLWSTLNLYQDTGLTMQDKRILFRSRECLPELFRDFNDNAVLVHGNFTLRSMLKDPRSDQLLAMVGPGMMLWAPREYELFRLAEGGQAEQLLWRYLQQAPVSEAFVWRRWLYLLWDEVDNLVNTGRFDRARFDLATKSLLPWLA, from the coding sequence ATGGAACAGTTGCGAACCGAACTCAGTCACCTGCTTGGCGAAAAGCTGAGCCGGGTGGAGTGTGTCAGTGAAAAACCCGCTACGGCGCTGTGGTCCCTGTACGACGCGCAGGGAAACCCGATGCCGCTGCTGGCGCGCAGTTTCACCACGCCCGGTGTGGCGCGGCAACTGGCATGGAAGATCTCCACCCTCGCGCGCAGTGGTACAGTGCGCATGCCGGTGGTTTACGGCGTGATGACGCATGAAGAGCATCCCGGGCCGGATGTGCTGCTGCTTGAGCGCTTGCGCGGCGTTCCGGTGGAGGCCCCCACGCGCACACCAGCGCGCTGGGAGCAACTGCAGGAGCAAATCGTCGAGGCGCTGCTCGCCTGGCATCGTCAGGACAGCGGCGGCTGCGTAGGAATGGTCGACAATACCCAGGACAATCTGTGGTCGAACTGGTACCGCCAGCGGGTAGAGATGCTGTGGAGCACCCTGAACCTGTATCAGGATACCGGCCTGACGATGCAGGATAAGCGTATTTTGTTCCGCTCCCGCGAGTGCCTTCCGGAGCTGTTTCGCGATTTCAATGACAATGCCGTGCTGGTACACGGTAATTTCACCTTGCGCAGTATGCTGAAAGACCCACGCAGCGATCAGCTGCTGGCGATGGTGGGCCCGGGGATGATGCTGTGGGCGCCACGCGAGTATGAACTGTTCCGCCTTGCAGAAGGCGGCCAGGCGGAACAGTTGCTGTGGCGCTACCTGCAGCAGGCACCAGTTTCCGAGGCCTTTGTCTGGCGGCGCTGGCTCTATCTGCTGTGGGATGAGGTGGATAATCTGGTCAATACCGGGCGCTTTGACCGCGCCCGTTTCGACCTCGCGACAAAATCACTCCTGCCCTGGCTCGCCTGA
- the cmk gene encoding (d)CMP kinase, with product MTANIPVITIDGPGGAGKGTLCKAMAEALGWHLLDSGAIYRVLALAALHHHVDVESEEALVPLAAHLDVRFISTDGTLEVVLEGEDVSGEIRTQEVANAASKVAAFPRVREALLRRQRAFRELPGLIADGRDMGTVVFPDAPVKIFLDASADERAHRRMRQLQEKGFDVNFERLLSEIKERDDRDRNRAVAPLVPAADALVLDSTELNIEQVIEKALQYAREKLAVA from the coding sequence ATGACGGCGAATATTCCGGTAATCACCATTGATGGGCCTGGCGGTGCGGGTAAAGGTACGTTGTGCAAGGCAATGGCGGAAGCGCTGGGCTGGCATCTGTTAGATTCAGGCGCGATCTACCGCGTTCTGGCGCTGGCGGCGCTGCATCATCATGTTGACGTAGAGTCCGAAGAGGCGCTGGTGCCCCTGGCGGCCCATCTTGACGTGCGCTTTATTTCTACTGACGGCACCCTGGAAGTGGTGCTGGAAGGGGAAGATGTCAGCGGCGAAATTCGCACTCAGGAGGTCGCCAATGCCGCCTCGAAAGTGGCCGCTTTCCCCCGCGTTCGCGAAGCGCTGCTGCGCCGCCAGCGTGCTTTCCGTGAACTGCCGGGGCTCATCGCCGACGGGCGCGATATGGGCACGGTGGTTTTCCCGGACGCGCCGGTGAAAATTTTCCTCGATGCCTCGGCCGATGAGCGGGCGCATCGCCGCATGCGGCAGTTGCAGGAAAAGGGCTTTGATGTTAACTTTGAACGTCTTTTGTCCGAGATAAAAGAGCGTGACGATCGCGACCGAAATCGCGCCGTGGCGCCGCTTGTCCCGGCTGCCGATGCATTAGTTCTCGATTCAACAGAACTAAACATTGAGCAAGTGATTGAAAAAGCGCTACAATATGCGCGCGAAAAATTGGCCGTTGCGTGA